The following coding sequences are from one Desulfofundulus luciae window:
- the hpf gene encoding ribosome hibernation-promoting factor, HPF/YfiA family, with amino-acid sequence MKVQVRGRNVEVTNALKEYVEKRLGKLVKYLDLIEEAQVTLTVEKDSHRVEVTIPINGIILRGEESTGDMYASIDLVVEKLEKQIERYKGRLYRRLGRQNTEVKAGDNKKEEDGPQIVRTKRFAMKPMSVDEAVMQMNLLGHSFFVFSNADTEKVNVVYRRRDGNYGLIEPEF; translated from the coding sequence ATGAAAGTACAGGTACGGGGCAGGAACGTGGAAGTAACCAACGCCTTGAAGGAGTATGTGGAAAAGCGCCTGGGCAAGCTGGTGAAGTATCTCGACCTGATTGAAGAGGCGCAGGTAACCCTCACCGTGGAAAAGGATTCCCACCGGGTGGAAGTAACCATTCCCATCAACGGCATCATTTTGCGGGGCGAGGAAAGCACCGGCGACATGTACGCCTCCATCGACCTGGTGGTGGAAAAGCTGGAAAAACAAATCGAGCGCTATAAGGGCAGGCTGTACCGCCGCCTGGGCCGCCAGAACACGGAGGTGAAAGCCGGGGACAATAAAAAGGAGGAAGACGGCCCCCAGATTGTGCGCACCAAGCGGTTTGCCATGAAGCCCATGTCCGTTGACGAAGCGGTAATGCAGATGAACCTTCTGGGGCACAGCTTTTTTGTCTTCTCCAACGCGGATACGGAAAAAGTCAACGTGGTGTACCGGCGCAGGGACGGCAACTACGGCCTGATCGAGCCCGAGTTTTAA
- the secA gene encoding preprotein translocase subunit SecA, with protein sequence MLKLLRNWLDDNAREIKRLQRTVDQINALEGEISALSDGDLRAKTGEFKERLARGATLDDLLPEAFAVVREVSRRILGMRHFDVQLMGGIVLHQGKIAEMKTGEGKTLVATLPVYLNALTGRGVHVVTVNDYLARRDSEWMGRIYKFLGLSVGLIVHGLDTAERRRAYAADVTYGTNNEFGFDYLRDNMAIHPDQLVQRELFYAIVDEVDSILIDEARTPLIISGQADKATDLYYTFARLVPRLQRDVDYTVDEKAHSVTLTEEGVARVEKMLGVENLYDDRHMQLTHHLNQALKAHALMKRDRDYVVKDGQVIIVDEFTGRLMFGRRYSDGLHQAIEAKEGVRVERESQTLATITFQNYFRMYEKLAGMTGTAATEQEEFRKIYGLDVVVIPTHKPMIRRDLPDVVYKTEQAKFRAVVEEIARRHATGQPVLVGTISIEKSEILSRMLKKRGIPHQVLNAKYHDKEAEIVAQAGRLGAVTIATNMAGRGTDILLGGNPEFLAQAELRQQGYDPGDDDPRVRELYRATLEKYKKITDEEHKRVVALGGLHIIGTERHESRRIDNQLRGRAGRQGDPGSSQFFISLEDDLMRLFGSENIAGIMDRLGIEEDMPIEHALVTKSIETAQKRVESRNFDIRKHVLQYDDVMNQQREVIYRQRRQVLMGENLKEVVLQTIAQTVERAVDTYCPEGVHEEEWDLAGLLHYAEQLFLPGHKLTPGDFTDMGRRQIVEELKEKALAAYEARESELGAEVLRELERVLLLRIVDEKWMDHLDAMDQLREGIGLRAYGQKDPLVEYKFEAYEMFQNMIASIQEDLVRYIYRVNVVQAPQPQQRQLVENRYQEEGPRQPVRREQKVGRNDPCPCGSGKKYKKCCGRAAAG encoded by the coding sequence ATGCTCAAGTTGCTGCGCAACTGGCTGGATGACAACGCGCGGGAAATAAAGCGTTTGCAGCGGACGGTAGATCAGATAAATGCCCTGGAGGGGGAAATTTCTGCCCTTTCCGATGGGGATTTGCGCGCCAAAACCGGGGAATTCAAGGAGCGCCTGGCCAGGGGCGCCACCCTGGACGATCTCCTGCCCGAGGCTTTTGCCGTGGTGCGGGAGGTCAGCCGGCGGATCCTGGGCATGCGCCATTTTGACGTGCAACTGATGGGCGGCATTGTCCTGCACCAGGGAAAGATTGCCGAAATGAAAACCGGTGAAGGCAAAACCCTGGTGGCCACCCTGCCGGTCTACCTCAATGCCCTTACAGGCCGGGGTGTCCATGTAGTTACGGTAAACGACTACCTGGCCCGCCGGGACAGCGAGTGGATGGGCCGGATTTACAAGTTTCTGGGTCTTTCCGTGGGGCTCATCGTGCACGGGCTGGATACGGCAGAAAGGCGCAGGGCCTATGCCGCCGACGTGACCTACGGCACCAACAACGAATTCGGCTTTGACTACCTGCGGGACAATATGGCCATCCACCCGGACCAGCTGGTGCAGCGGGAGCTTTTCTATGCCATCGTGGACGAAGTGGACAGCATTCTCATCGACGAAGCCCGTACGCCCCTGATCATTTCCGGCCAGGCCGACAAGGCCACCGATTTGTACTACACCTTTGCCCGCCTGGTGCCCCGGTTGCAAAGGGACGTTGACTACACGGTGGACGAAAAGGCCCACTCGGTCACTCTCACCGAGGAGGGCGTGGCCAGGGTGGAAAAGATGCTGGGGGTGGAAAACCTCTACGACGACCGGCACATGCAGTTGACCCACCACCTGAACCAGGCCCTGAAGGCCCATGCCCTGATGAAGCGGGACCGGGACTACGTGGTCAAGGACGGCCAGGTGATCATTGTGGACGAATTCACCGGCCGGCTGATGTTCGGGCGCCGTTACAGCGACGGCCTGCACCAGGCCATTGAAGCCAAGGAAGGGGTGCGGGTGGAGCGGGAGTCCCAGACCCTGGCCACCATCACTTTCCAGAACTACTTCCGCATGTACGAAAAACTGGCCGGGATGACGGGCACCGCGGCCACGGAGCAGGAAGAATTCCGCAAGATCTACGGGCTGGACGTGGTGGTTATTCCCACCCACAAGCCCATGATCCGCAGGGACCTGCCAGACGTGGTCTACAAAACCGAGCAGGCCAAATTCCGGGCGGTGGTTGAGGAAATTGCCCGCCGCCACGCCACCGGCCAGCCGGTGCTGGTGGGCACCATCTCCATCGAAAAGTCGGAGATCTTAAGCCGGATGCTCAAAAAGCGGGGGATTCCCCACCAGGTGTTGAACGCCAAGTACCACGACAAGGAAGCCGAAATAGTGGCCCAGGCCGGCCGGCTGGGAGCGGTGACCATTGCCACCAACATGGCCGGCCGGGGTACCGACATCCTCCTGGGGGGGAACCCGGAATTCCTGGCCCAGGCCGAGCTGCGCCAGCAGGGGTACGACCCGGGTGACGATGATCCCCGGGTGCGGGAACTTTACCGGGCCACCCTGGAGAAATACAAAAAGATTACCGATGAGGAACACAAGCGGGTGGTGGCCCTGGGCGGCCTGCACATCATCGGCACCGAGCGCCACGAGAGCCGGCGCATTGACAACCAGCTGCGGGGCCGGGCGGGACGCCAGGGGGACCCCGGCTCAAGCCAGTTCTTTATTTCCCTGGAAGACGACCTGATGCGCCTGTTCGGTTCGGAGAACATTGCCGGGATTATGGACCGGCTGGGCATTGAAGAAGATATGCCCATCGAGCACGCCCTGGTTACCAAATCCATCGAGACGGCCCAGAAGCGGGTGGAAAGCCGCAACTTTGACATCCGCAAGCACGTCCTGCAGTACGACGACGTGATGAACCAGCAGCGGGAAGTGATCTACCGCCAGCGGCGGCAGGTTCTCATGGGTGAAAACCTCAAGGAAGTCGTCCTGCAGACCATCGCCCAAACCGTGGAGCGGGCGGTGGACACCTACTGCCCCGAGGGAGTGCACGAGGAGGAATGGGACCTGGCGGGGCTTTTGCATTATGCCGAGCAGCTCTTCCTCCCCGGCCACAAGCTTACCCCCGGGGATTTTACCGATATGGGGCGCCGGCAAATTGTCGAAGAGCTCAAGGAGAAGGCCCTGGCTGCCTACGAGGCCCGGGAGTCGGAGCTGGGCGCCGAGGTGCTGCGGGAGCTGGAGCGGGTTCTGCTGCTCCGCATTGTGGACGAAAAGTGGATGGACCACCTGGACGCCATGGACCAGCTGCGGGAGGGGATTGGCCTCCGGGCGTACGGGCAAAAGGACCCCCTGGTGGAATATAAATTTGAAGCCTACGAGATGTTCCAGAACATGATTGCCAGCATCCAGGAGGACCTGGTCCGCTACATCTACCGGGTTAACGTGGTGCAGGCTCCCCAGCCGCAGCAGCGGCAGTTGGTGGAAAACCGCTACCAGGAGGAAGGCCCCCGGCAGCCGGTGCGGCGGGAACAAAAGGTGGGCCGCAACGATCCCTGCCCCTGCGGCAGCGGCAAGAAATACAAGAAATGCTGCGGCCGGGCGGCGGCAGGTTAA
- the prfB gene encoding peptide chain release factor 2 (programmed frameshift), with translation MYAELSRELENLGKRIEELRVSLDIAQKEEEIKRLEEAMLDPGFWNDPEQAQQVTQKLAALKDRVARYRELTRGQEDLAVLLALGEEEEDEAVAREVAGELKKLARRVEKMELEVLLNGPYDRGNAIVSLHAGAGGTEAQDWVEMLLRMYTRWAEEKGYRVAIMDMLPGDEAGIKSVTFSVAGPNAYGYLRAEKGVHRLVRISPFDAAGRRHTSFASVDVLPEVEEDIQVEIRPEDLKIDTFRSSGAGGQHVNKTDSAVRITHLPTGIVVQCQSERSQIANRNAAMKLLRAKLLDLEIKKKEAELAALRGEQAEIAWGNQIRSYVFHPYSLVKDHRTGVEVGNVQAVMDGEIDEFISAYLRQKAKG, from the exons ATGTACGCCGAACTGTCCCGGGAACTGGAGAACCTGGGTAAACGCATCGAAGAATTGAGGGTTTCTCTT GACATTGCCCAAAAGGAAGAGGAAATAAAGCGCCTCGAGGAAGCCATGCTGGACCCGGGCTTCTGGAATGACCCGGAACAGGCCCAGCAGGTGACGCAGAAGCTGGCCGCCTTAAAAGACCGGGTGGCCCGGTACCGGGAACTGACCCGGGGCCAGGAGGACCTGGCCGTCCTCCTGGCCCTGGGGGAAGAGGAGGAGGACGAGGCGGTGGCCCGGGAAGTGGCCGGGGAGCTGAAGAAGCTTGCCCGGCGGGTGGAGAAGATGGAGCTGGAGGTGCTGTTGAACGGCCCCTACGACCGGGGGAATGCCATTGTCTCCCTCCATGCCGGGGCCGGCGGCACCGAAGCCCAGGACTGGGTGGAGATGCTCCTGCGTATGTACACCCGCTGGGCGGAGGAAAAGGGCTATCGGGTGGCCATCATGGATATGCTGCCCGGGGATGAGGCGGGCATAAAAAGCGTCACCTTTTCCGTGGCCGGACCCAACGCCTACGGCTACCTGCGGGCGGAAAAGGGCGTCCACCGGCTGGTGCGCATTTCCCCCTTTGATGCCGCCGGGCGACGGCACACTTCCTTTGCCTCGGTGGATGTGCTGCCCGAGGTGGAAGAGGATATACAGGTGGAGATCAGGCCCGAGGACCTGAAAATCGACACTTTCCGCTCGAGTGGTGCCGGCGGGCAGCATGTGAATAAAACCGACTCGGCGGTGCGCATCACCCACCTGCCCACGGGCATTGTGGTCCAGTGTCAGAGTGAGCGTTCCCAGATTGCCAACCGCAACGCGGCCATGAAACTGCTCAGGGCTAAGCTGCTGGATCTGGAAATAAAGAAAAAGGAGGCCGAACTGGCCGCCCTGCGGGGCGAGCAGGCGGAAATTGCCTGGGGCAACCAGATCCGCTCCTACGTCTTTCATCCCTACAGCCTGGTCAAGGACCACCGCACCGGGGTGGAGGTGGGCAACGTCCAGGCGGTCATGGACGGGGAAATAGACGAGTTTATCTCCGCCTATTTGCGGCAGAAGGCAAAAGGTTAG
- a CDS encoding response regulator transcription factor — protein sequence MFRVFLVEDEVNLSKILTSYLEKEGWEVRSFNDGQSALQAMGEHPHLWILDIMLPDIDGYQLLRSIKEASPDVPVIFISARDADLDRIIGLEMGSDDYLAKPFLPRELVIRVHRLLERVYKSTPKNPLIDLGSYVLDEDRRIVLKGRESIELTSKEFDLLLYFARHRGQALSREQIINRVWGVDYVGSDRVVDDLVRRLRKKMPDLRIETIYGFGYRMTVK from the coding sequence TTGTTTCGTGTTTTCCTGGTTGAAGATGAAGTAAATTTAAGTAAAATATTAACTTCCTACTTAGAAAAAGAGGGCTGGGAAGTACGGTCCTTTAATGATGGGCAGTCCGCCCTGCAGGCCATGGGTGAGCACCCGCACCTGTGGATACTGGATATCATGCTTCCTGATATTGACGGTTACCAGCTCCTGCGCAGCATCAAAGAGGCGTCGCCGGACGTTCCGGTTATCTTCATATCGGCCCGGGATGCCGATCTGGATCGGATCATAGGCCTGGAGATGGGAAGTGACGATTACCTGGCAAAACCATTTTTACCCCGGGAACTGGTTATTCGCGTGCACCGTCTCCTGGAACGGGTTTACAAATCAACGCCGAAAAACCCGTTGATCGACCTGGGTTCCTATGTCCTGGATGAAGACAGGCGCATAGTTCTCAAGGGGCGGGAGAGCATCGAATTAACATCAAAAGAATTCGACCTTCTTTTGTATTTTGCCAGGCACAGGGGACAGGCCCTGTCCCGGGAGCAGATTATCAACCGCGTATGGGGGGTGGATTACGTCGGCAGCGACCGGGTCGTAGACGACCTGGTGCGGCGGCTGCGGAAAAAAATGCCGGACCTCCGCATCGAAACCATATATGGCTTTGGATACAGGATGACGGTCAAATGA
- a CDS encoding sensor histidine kinase: MKKISLTVKMWLALSLVSLLVYVIVILIMPFLIRNFFTVSMMGPQAPPERPPEKNARGGNIAPGPSPGPSVLGRPDFRIRDFIVLADGTTIPAEVKQMFSSSFIQEILQNAVSQQTSTHLYEYDRGQEKIRYVIRKEQAYGRPLYRVALIRKSEEDRFIKTLLFNFMVFTGIALIISWFASLFIARYLTRPLIQMEKHVKRIAGRNWHEPLDVKRGDEIGRLARSIEIMRRQLVRQDEMQQSMLQNISHELKTPVMVIRSYAQAIQDGVYPKGDLAGSIQVIDEEGARLEKLVKQLLYLTRLDYLATRERVQKEVKLNTLVENIVQRLCPQRPEISCQLDLQPVSISGDEEVLRVMIENLLENHLRYAVSRLEISLGLSDEKTEMVLSFWNDGSRIEPHILDQLFQPFHKGREGKFGLGLTIVQRIVKMYRGEINLKNERGGVSSTVKIPIEGRKLTGC, translated from the coding sequence ATGAAAAAAATTTCGCTGACGGTAAAAATGTGGCTGGCCCTTTCGCTGGTCAGCCTGCTGGTGTATGTGATTGTCATACTCATCATGCCCTTTCTGATCCGCAACTTTTTTACGGTTAGCATGATGGGGCCACAAGCGCCGCCGGAAAGACCGCCTGAAAAAAATGCCAGGGGGGGGAATATTGCCCCCGGGCCATCGCCCGGACCCTCTGTTCTGGGCAGGCCGGACTTTCGGATTCGTGATTTTATTGTTTTAGCAGACGGGACAACCATACCCGCAGAGGTTAAACAAATGTTTTCATCTTCGTTTATCCAGGAAATCCTGCAAAACGCGGTATCCCAGCAAACATCCACACATCTGTATGAATATGACCGTGGTCAGGAAAAGATTCGCTATGTCATAAGAAAAGAGCAGGCTTACGGGCGCCCTCTGTATCGGGTTGCGCTTATAAGAAAGTCGGAAGAAGACAGATTTATAAAAACATTATTGTTTAACTTTATGGTATTCACCGGTATTGCTCTGATAATCAGCTGGTTTGCTTCTCTTTTTATTGCCCGCTACCTGACCCGGCCGCTGATTCAAATGGAAAAGCATGTTAAGCGTATTGCCGGCCGCAACTGGCACGAACCCCTGGATGTAAAGCGGGGTGATGAAATAGGCCGGCTGGCCCGCTCCATTGAGATTATGCGCCGGCAGCTTGTTCGCCAGGATGAAATGCAGCAGTCCATGCTGCAGAATATCTCCCACGAGTTGAAAACACCGGTCATGGTAATCCGCAGCTATGCCCAGGCCATCCAGGACGGGGTCTACCCCAAGGGCGATCTGGCCGGCAGCATCCAGGTGATCGACGAGGAAGGTGCACGCCTGGAAAAGCTGGTTAAACAGTTGCTTTATTTAACACGACTTGATTACCTGGCCACGCGGGAAAGGGTTCAAAAAGAGGTAAAATTGAACACGCTGGTTGAAAATATAGTGCAGCGTCTGTGCCCGCAACGGCCGGAAATATCATGTCAGCTGGATTTGCAGCCGGTAAGTATTTCTGGAGATGAAGAAGTTCTGCGGGTTATGATTGAGAACCTGCTGGAAAATCACCTGCGGTATGCGGTTTCGCGTCTTGAGATCAGCCTCGGGTTAAGCGATGAAAAAACGGAGATGGTCCTCTCTTTCTGGAATGACGGTTCCAGGATTGAGCCCCACATCCTCGACCAGTTGTTCCAGCCTTTCCATAAAGGGCGGGAGGGCAAATTCGGGCTGGGGCTGACCATAGTCCAGCGGATCGTAAAAATGTACCGGGGAGAGATCAACCTGAAAAATGAGAGGGGCGGTGTATCTTCGACGGTTAAAATCCCCATTGAGGGACGTAAATTAACTGGTTGTTAA
- a CDS encoding HlyD family secretion protein: MAGFYVLGGARKAEGNYITETVKRGIITSTISASGIVEPVNTVSLSFKNAEVIKKIYVKVGDRVAAGQLLAEQDTANLEAQVSQASANLKGATAKLELLKKGARPEEIAQAEANVRMARASYDLAKSSLERYQQFYQEGYISQADLDKVISDYATAEAKLKQAEESLKLLRAGNRPEDIAVAAAQVEISRAQLQLARKDLAEAKLFSPIDGIVSQINGSEGQRAAANNNNTSGGGFITIISEALQVKAQVNEADIGRLKVGQRAEFTVNSFPNKTFTGRVSSISPQAYTESNVQLYDAVIQLDKNQQGLMAGMPANVNIIVDRHENTLTIPKGAVAYAVSYLNKMRQGGTLKRESSGWFGSGRPNSFQTVGSAGSGRGGGSGNAAGTSGPAKGNEQGQQAVVLVLDKSGKPAPRRVVLGLADLTSHEVLEGLDEGDRVVVGSLGQETTGVRSQGNNPPFMPGAGGGGMPRAGGGGIR, translated from the coding sequence GTGGCAGGTTTTTATGTTCTGGGAGGAGCCAGAAAAGCAGAGGGCAATTACATTACCGAAACAGTTAAGAGGGGTATCATCACCAGTACTATTTCGGCCAGCGGCATAGTGGAGCCGGTAAATACTGTTTCGTTAAGTTTCAAAAACGCGGAAGTAATTAAGAAAATATACGTAAAAGTAGGCGATCGCGTTGCTGCAGGGCAGCTGCTGGCCGAACAGGATACTGCCAATCTGGAGGCACAGGTAAGCCAGGCTTCGGCAAATTTGAAGGGAGCGACCGCCAAACTGGAACTCTTAAAGAAAGGCGCGAGGCCGGAAGAAATAGCCCAGGCCGAGGCAAACGTCAGGATGGCCCGGGCGAGCTACGACCTGGCAAAATCCAGCCTGGAGCGGTATCAACAGTTTTATCAGGAAGGATACATTTCACAAGCCGACCTTGACAAGGTAATTTCCGACTATGCCACCGCGGAGGCTAAATTAAAGCAGGCTGAGGAATCCTTGAAGCTGCTCCGGGCGGGTAATCGCCCGGAAGACATAGCGGTGGCCGCTGCCCAGGTGGAAATCAGCAGGGCGCAGCTTCAGTTGGCCAGAAAAGATCTGGCGGAAGCAAAATTGTTCAGCCCTATAGACGGCATTGTAAGCCAAATAAACGGTTCGGAAGGCCAGCGGGCTGCGGCTAACAACAACAATACCAGTGGAGGCGGGTTCATTACTATTATTTCGGAAGCCCTGCAGGTCAAGGCCCAGGTTAACGAAGCTGACATTGGCAGGCTGAAGGTTGGACAAAGGGCAGAGTTTACGGTTAACTCCTTCCCCAATAAAACCTTCACCGGCAGGGTGAGCAGCATCTCCCCCCAGGCGTACACGGAATCAAACGTGCAGCTCTATGATGCGGTTATCCAGCTGGACAAAAACCAGCAGGGATTAATGGCTGGAATGCCAGCAAACGTGAACATAATTGTTGACAGGCACGAGAACACCCTCACCATACCGAAAGGCGCCGTTGCTTACGCTGTCAGTTACCTGAATAAAATGAGACAGGGGGGTACCTTGAAACGGGAATCGTCCGGCTGGTTCGGCAGCGGCCGACCGAACAGTTTCCAGACCGTCGGTAGTGCCGGTTCCGGTCGCGGCGGCGGCAGCGGCAATGCAGCAGGGACATCCGGGCCGGCAAAAGGAAATGAGCAGGGACAGCAGGCTGTCGTCCTTGTCCTGGACAAATCCGGCAAACCCGCGCCCCGGCGGGTGGTGTTGGGGCTGGCGGACCTCACAAGCCATGAAGTTCTGGAGGGTCTTGATGAAGGGGACAGGGTGGTGGTAGGATCCCTGGGCCAGGAAACTACCGGTGTACGCAGTCAGGGCAACAACCCGCCGTTTATGCCCGGCGCCGGAGGCGGCGGTATGCCTCGCGCTGGAGGCGGTGGAATTCGCTGA
- a CDS encoding ABC transporter ATP-binding protein: protein MAGKTAIVLENIKKVYNMGETQIFALKGISLTIREGEMVAIMGPSGSGKSTLLNIMGCLDRPTGGTYYLGGEDVSRLNRNQLALIRNKRIGFVFQSFNLLGRFPVLANVQLPLVYAGVGKKEMADRAREALDWVGMLKYADHYPGQLSGGQQQRVAIARALVNNPSLILADEPTGALDSRTSIEIISVIQRLNIEKGITVVMVTHEKDIALYCRRLINVKDGRILGDTPVANPGNAAEDLAAIPEEREMDA from the coding sequence ATGGCCGGGAAAACGGCGATCGTGCTGGAAAACATCAAAAAAGTATACAACATGGGGGAAACCCAGATCTTCGCCTTGAAGGGTATCAGCCTGACCATCCGGGAAGGTGAAATGGTTGCCATCATGGGTCCTTCCGGTTCGGGCAAGAGCACCCTCCTCAACATTATGGGCTGCCTGGACAGGCCTACCGGGGGAACCTATTACCTGGGCGGCGAGGATGTTTCCCGGCTGAACAGAAACCAGTTGGCCCTTATCCGCAACAAAAGGATTGGCTTTGTTTTTCAGAGTTTCAACCTGCTGGGAAGGTTCCCCGTACTGGCCAATGTTCAATTACCGCTTGTATATGCCGGGGTGGGAAAAAAAGAAATGGCGGACAGGGCAAGGGAGGCCCTGGACTGGGTCGGGATGTTAAAATATGCAGATCACTATCCCGGTCAATTGTCGGGGGGCCAGCAGCAAAGAGTCGCCATAGCCCGGGCCCTGGTAAACAACCCTTCCTTAATCCTGGCGGACGAGCCTACGGGTGCCCTTGATTCAAGAACAAGCATAGAAATTATTTCGGTAATTCAGAGATTGAATATCGAAAAAGGCATCACTGTGGTGATGGTTACCCATGAGAAAGACATCGCCCTCTACTGCCGCCGCCTGATTAATGTGAAGGACGGCCGTATTCTGGGCGATACCCCGGTGGCAAACCCGGGGAACGCCGCCGAGGATCTGGCAGCCATTCCGGAAGAAAGGGAGATGGATGCTTGA
- a CDS encoding ABC transporter permease, whose translation MNFIHNLEVAMNGLKANKMRSFLTMLGIIIGVAAVIIMISLGQGASKRIAGQIASMGSNLLIVFPGAGQGPVRGASGSVNTLTLEDAEAIAGLSMVAHVAPELPTNATLSYASQTWTARVVGTTPEMQVIKDWPVSAGSFFTGDDIRSAAMVAVLGKTVVDNLYLPGTNPVGSTIRINKLPFTVVGVLAPKGASLIGEDQDNVVYIPVSTAQKRLMGVNYVRLINVQAETPESMDLVQSSIENLLRERHHVAGTSSDDFNVRNLTSVLETAESTTAVMTLLLASVAAVSLLVGGIGTMNIMLVSVTERTREIGLRMAVGATESNIRNQFLVEALVLCLIGGVAGILVGIAGSKIISKAFGWPTFVTVYSVLLSAGFSAVVGVFFGYYPAKKAAGLDPIEALRFER comes from the coding sequence TTGAACTTTATTCATAATTTGGAAGTGGCCATGAACGGCTTGAAAGCAAATAAGATGAGATCTTTTCTGACAATGCTCGGCATCATCATTGGCGTCGCCGCAGTCATAATCATGATCTCCCTGGGGCAGGGCGCCAGTAAAAGGATTGCCGGCCAGATTGCCAGCATGGGATCAAACCTGCTTATAGTCTTCCCCGGGGCCGGGCAGGGACCTGTACGCGGGGCATCGGGCAGCGTCAACACCCTCACCCTGGAAGACGCAGAAGCCATAGCCGGGCTGAGTATGGTGGCCCATGTGGCACCGGAGTTGCCCACCAACGCCACCCTGAGTTATGCCAGCCAGACCTGGACCGCCCGGGTTGTCGGCACCACCCCGGAAATGCAGGTGATAAAAGATTGGCCTGTGAGCGCAGGGTCGTTTTTTACCGGAGATGACATAAGAAGTGCTGCCATGGTGGCGGTTCTGGGCAAAACGGTGGTTGACAACCTTTACCTGCCGGGCACCAATCCGGTGGGTTCAACGATCAGGATAAACAAATTACCCTTTACCGTCGTAGGGGTTCTTGCCCCCAAGGGCGCTTCCCTGATCGGTGAGGATCAGGATAACGTCGTGTACATACCGGTAAGTACGGCCCAGAAAAGGTTGATGGGTGTAAATTATGTTCGCCTGATCAATGTTCAGGCCGAAACTCCGGAAAGTATGGATTTAGTCCAGAGCAGCATAGAAAACCTGCTGCGGGAGAGGCATCACGTGGCCGGTACCAGCTCCGACGACTTTAATGTGCGCAATTTAACTTCCGTCCTTGAAACCGCTGAAAGCACCACTGCCGTTATGACCCTGCTCCTGGCCAGTGTGGCGGCCGTGTCCCTCCTGGTGGGCGGTATAGGAACCATGAATATTATGCTGGTTTCCGTTACGGAGAGGACAAGGGAGATTGGCCTGCGCATGGCCGTGGGAGCAACCGAAAGCAATATCCGCAACCAGTTCCTGGTGGAAGCCCTGGTTCTCTGCCTGATAGGGGGGGTTGCGGGAATTCTCGTCGGGATCGCCGGGTCCAAAATAATCTCAAAAGCTTTCGGGTGGCCGACGTTTGTTACAGTGTATTCTGTCTTATTATCCGCAGGTTTTTCGGCAGTTGTTGGGGTTTTCTTCGGGTATTACCCTGCCAAAAAGGCGGCAGGCCTGGATCCCATCGAAGCACTCCGCTTCGAGAGGTAG